The DNA region TCCTCCTCGCCCTCCAGGACGAGATCGAGGAGACCTTCCGGACCAAGCTGGCCGCCCGCCCGGAGTCGGATCCCCCCTTCGATGCCCTGGTCAACGCCTTCGCCGACACCTGGCGCGAACTCGACGACCACGCCCTGGTCGCCCACCGGACCCTGATCCGGCTCTGCAACGACTCACCCCAGCTGCTCGCCGCCTACCTGCGGCGCTCCAGCGAGCACCAGGAGCGGGCCGTCGTCCTGCTCGCCCGGCGCCACGGGCTGGACCCCGGCACCGATCTGCGGCCCCGGCTGACCCTCGCGGCCTTCAGCGCGGCCATGCACACCGGCATCAGGAGCTGGTGCCACGCGCCCGAGACGGCCACCGCCGACGACCTCTACGCGCGGGTCCTCGCGTGCCTGAAGGGCATCGTGCCGGCCCTCACCGAGGACTGGCACGCCGCACCCCCGCAGGGATCGCCGCCGCGACCGCAGCGGGGACACGGTCGCTGAACCGCGCTCCCACTCGACGACAGGAGCAGATCCTGTCATCCGATCCCTCGGTGCCGCCACTGTTTTTCTCCGCCGGATCCCCCTCGATCCCGCCCGGCTCCGCGGGGCGTGACGCCGAGCACCACGGGGCGTAGCGTCGACGTCATGAGACACGACCACGTCCTCGTCGAGCGGGACGGCGCCTATGCCACCATCACGATGGACCGGCCGCAGCGCCGCAACGCGCTCTCGCTCGCGCACATGCGGGAGCTCACCGCCGCGTTCGAGGAGATCGCCGCGACCGACACGCGCGGCGTCACCCTGGCCGCCACCGGCCCGGTGTTCT from Nocardiopsis mwathae includes:
- a CDS encoding TetR family transcriptional regulator, whose protein sequence is MVTITAADDTHGLGLRERKKARTREALIEAALRLYSEQGFASTTTEEIATAADVSQRTLFRYFPCKEEVLLALQDEIEETFRTKLAARPESDPPFDALVNAFADTWRELDDHALVAHRTLIRLCNDSPQLLAAYLRRSSEHQERAVVLLARRHGLDPGTDLRPRLTLAAFSAAMHTGIRSWCHAPETATADDLYARVLACLKGIVPALTEDWHAAPPQGSPPRPQRGHGR